In Oncorhynchus tshawytscha isolate Ot180627B linkage group LG06, Otsh_v2.0, whole genome shotgun sequence, the following are encoded in one genomic region:
- the LOC112232095 gene encoding guanine nucleotide-binding protein G(s) subunit alpha-like isoform X2, with amino-acid sequence MGLSGSDKATYYFTSFYCFFLFRKMACFGIGNKTKGKCGEEEEKARREANKRIEKQLKKDKQQYYKSHMLLLLGDCDSGKSTIFNQMRLLDTELTAEEKLMQYMQHKKASGIFETYFRVGEYVFYLFNGRSGWRSIRRVFCDQSAYILVVDSSSYDMVCQGDNQTNQLQEALNNLENLWRRMRTMDRPVFLFLNKQDLLAEKVLAGKSKIEDYFPEFAHYTSHEHTTPVQGEDPSVTRAKYFIRDKFLKITASGDVDMHKCFPFFTCAIDLENIQRTFRDCGDKLNFCSS; translated from the coding sequence atgggccttTCTGGCTCAGACAAGGCTACTTATTACTTTACCTccttttattgtttttttttatttaggAAGATGGCTTGTTTTGGCATTGGTAATAAGACCAAAGGCAAAtgtggagaagaagaggagaaggcaCGGAGAGAAGCAAACAAAAGGATTGAGAAACAGCTTAAAAAAGATAAACAGCAATACTATAAATCTCACATGCTCCTACTACTAGGAGATTGTGACTCAGGgaaaagcacaatattcaatcaGATGCGATTGTTGGACACAGAATTAACTGCGGAGGAGAAATTAATGCAATACATGCAACACAAAAAAGCTTCAGGCATTTTTGAGACATATTTCAGAGTAGGAGAATACGTTTTTTATTTGTTCAATGGCAGAAGTGGATGGAGATCCATAAGGAGAGTGTTTTGTGACCAGTCGGCCTATATTTTAGTGGTGGACAGCAGCAGCTATGATATGGTGTGTCAGGGAGACAATCAGACCAACCAACTGCAGGAGGCACTAAACAACTTAGAGAACCTCTGGCGCAGAATGCGGACAATGGACCGTCCTGTCTTCCTCTTTTTGAACAAACAGGACCTACTAGCAGAGAAGGTGTTGGCGGGGAAATCTAAAATAGAGGATTATTTTCCAGAGTTTGCACACTACACTTCGCATGAACATACAACACCAGTACAAGGGGAGGATCCAAGTGTCACCAGGGCAAAGTACTTCATACGTGACAAGTTTTTGAAGATCACAGCCAGTGGAGATGTGGATATGCACAAATGTTTTCCTTTTTTCACCTGTGCAATCGACTTGGAAAACATCCAGCGGACCTTCAGAGACTGTGGAGATAAGTTAAACTTTTGCTCGTCATGA
- the LOC112232095 gene encoding guanine nucleotide-binding protein G(s) subunit alpha-like isoform X1, producing MYHFLSGSDKATYYFTSFYCFFLFRKMACFGIGNKTKGKCGEEEEKARREANKRIEKQLKKDKQQYYKSHMLLLLGDCDSGKSTIFNQMRLLDTELTAEEKLMQYMQHKKASGIFETYFRVGEYVFYLFNGRSGWRSIRRVFCDQSAYILVVDSSSYDMVCQGDNQTNQLQEALNNLENLWRRMRTMDRPVFLFLNKQDLLAEKVLAGKSKIEDYFPEFAHYTSHEHTTPVQGEDPSVTRAKYFIRDKFLKITASGDVDMHKCFPFFTCAIDLENIQRTFRDCGDKLNFCSS from the exons ATGTACCATTT ccttTCTGGCTCAGACAAGGCTACTTATTACTTTACCTccttttattgtttttttttatttaggAAGATGGCTTGTTTTGGCATTGGTAATAAGACCAAAGGCAAAtgtggagaagaagaggagaaggcaCGGAGAGAAGCAAACAAAAGGATTGAGAAACAGCTTAAAAAAGATAAACAGCAATACTATAAATCTCACATGCTCCTACTACTAGGAGATTGTGACTCAGGgaaaagcacaatattcaatcaGATGCGATTGTTGGACACAGAATTAACTGCGGAGGAGAAATTAATGCAATACATGCAACACAAAAAAGCTTCAGGCATTTTTGAGACATATTTCAGAGTAGGAGAATACGTTTTTTATTTGTTCAATGGCAGAAGTGGATGGAGATCCATAAGGAGAGTGTTTTGTGACCAGTCGGCCTATATTTTAGTGGTGGACAGCAGCAGCTATGATATGGTGTGTCAGGGAGACAATCAGACCAACCAACTGCAGGAGGCACTAAACAACTTAGAGAACCTCTGGCGCAGAATGCGGACAATGGACCGTCCTGTCTTCCTCTTTTTGAACAAACAGGACCTACTAGCAGAGAAGGTGTTGGCGGGGAAATCTAAAATAGAGGATTATTTTCCAGAGTTTGCACACTACACTTCGCATGAACATACAACACCAGTACAAGGGGAGGATCCAAGTGTCACCAGGGCAAAGTACTTCATACGTGACAAGTTTTTGAAGATCACAGCCAGTGGAGATGTGGATATGCACAAATGTTTTCCTTTTTTCACCTGTGCAATCGACTTGGAAAACATCCAGCGGACCTTCAGAGACTGTGGAGATAAGTTAAACTTTTGCTCGTCATGA
- the LOC112232095 gene encoding guanine nucleotide-binding protein G(s) subunit alpha-like isoform X3 codes for MACFGIGNKTKGKCGEEEEKARREANKRIEKQLKKDKQQYYKSHMLLLLGDCDSGKSTIFNQMRLLDTELTAEEKLMQYMQHKKASGIFETYFRVGEYVFYLFNGRSGWRSIRRVFCDQSAYILVVDSSSYDMVCQGDNQTNQLQEALNNLENLWRRMRTMDRPVFLFLNKQDLLAEKVLAGKSKIEDYFPEFAHYTSHEHTTPVQGEDPSVTRAKYFIRDKFLKITASGDVDMHKCFPFFTCAIDLENIQRTFRDCGDKLNFCSS; via the coding sequence ATGGCTTGTTTTGGCATTGGTAATAAGACCAAAGGCAAAtgtggagaagaagaggagaaggcaCGGAGAGAAGCAAACAAAAGGATTGAGAAACAGCTTAAAAAAGATAAACAGCAATACTATAAATCTCACATGCTCCTACTACTAGGAGATTGTGACTCAGGgaaaagcacaatattcaatcaGATGCGATTGTTGGACACAGAATTAACTGCGGAGGAGAAATTAATGCAATACATGCAACACAAAAAAGCTTCAGGCATTTTTGAGACATATTTCAGAGTAGGAGAATACGTTTTTTATTTGTTCAATGGCAGAAGTGGATGGAGATCCATAAGGAGAGTGTTTTGTGACCAGTCGGCCTATATTTTAGTGGTGGACAGCAGCAGCTATGATATGGTGTGTCAGGGAGACAATCAGACCAACCAACTGCAGGAGGCACTAAACAACTTAGAGAACCTCTGGCGCAGAATGCGGACAATGGACCGTCCTGTCTTCCTCTTTTTGAACAAACAGGACCTACTAGCAGAGAAGGTGTTGGCGGGGAAATCTAAAATAGAGGATTATTTTCCAGAGTTTGCACACTACACTTCGCATGAACATACAACACCAGTACAAGGGGAGGATCCAAGTGTCACCAGGGCAAAGTACTTCATACGTGACAAGTTTTTGAAGATCACAGCCAGTGGAGATGTGGATATGCACAAATGTTTTCCTTTTTTCACCTGTGCAATCGACTTGGAAAACATCCAGCGGACCTTCAGAGACTGTGGAGATAAGTTAAACTTTTGCTCGTCATGA